In the genome of Dermacentor variabilis isolate Ectoservices chromosome 5, ASM5094787v1, whole genome shotgun sequence, one region contains:
- the LOC142581835 gene encoding uncharacterized protein LOC142581835 yields the protein MIFGVGSKSQHFLYACCFGYSVNGLHFLVTGLSSQHVAEVLPITIYYKVFQASAMSMYFLGSVAVMTYDLPNMPDSFCGMATGMFTGLLHLVHLVYVLIYVPSP from the exons ATGATCTTCGGCGTGGGCTCCAAGTCGCAGCACTTCCTGTACGCCTGCTGCTTCGGCTACTCGGTCAACGGGCTCCACTTCCTGGTGACGGGGCTCAGCTCGCAGCACGTCGCCGAGGTGCTGCCCATCACCATCTAC TACAAGGTGTTCCAGGCGAGCGCGATGAGCATGTACTTCCTGGGGTCGGTGGCCGTGATGACGTACGACCTTCCCAACATGCCTGACTCCTTCTGTGGTATG GCCACAGGAATGTTCACCGGCCTGCTTCACCTGGTGCACCTCGTCTACGTTCTGATCTACGTACCATCACCATGA